In Lolium rigidum isolate FL_2022 chromosome 3, APGP_CSIRO_Lrig_0.1, whole genome shotgun sequence, the genomic window CGAGATCTGCTTGCGCAATGCGCCGTGGGTTGAACGCAGGATGTTGATTTGATTCGCTGGAGACTTGCTTCATCACCCCCGCCGGCGACAATGGTTGGCACAACCAAGTCTCGAGAGTCCGGAGGTCTGTGCCTCCGCCGTTGCTCCTCGTGCAGGTCCATCGCACGCAGCTGCTGAACTTATCCAATCAGGAGTTAACTACAGCGGCAAGTTCGGCAGAGGATCTGCAAGCAGGCTGTGCGAGGAGGCAGAGATCAGGAGGCGTTGATAAAACAAGCCGTGGAAGATTGTGCTCGATCCGCCAGCGGCGATTCTGTTTGGAGCTGGAGATACGACGTTGCTCTATGTGGATCCGAGGAGGTACAGAGCTGGAAGGAGGACTGGGGCACATGGTTGGCTTGGCGGTGGTCTCTGCTGCTGCCTGACATCAAAATTATCAAGATGAGGATTGGGGTTGGGGACCTTATCAGCAAGAAAGACTTGAAATAACTCGCAGGATTACATACACTTAGCTTAATTGGTATAGCAACAACATATGCTGACTTTGGACCAGAGTGTGTGCGCGCATTTTTTCAAGGATTTCTTAATCAATCTTCTGTGTTGATATCGGGTTGTAGGTCTGGCTATGCATTCGGTTAATATATTTAATTCGGTTCGATTTATAGGGTTTTGAGTTAATATAGTTTTAATATTTCGGtaaatatagttttgtatgaaaaTACGGTTCGGTTTCGATAATAACCAATTAACTTTGGTTCGGTTTAAAAAATAACCAAACTAACCAAAGTTAACACGATTTTTGAATGTGGGATATATCATTTATGGTTGTATACAATGCAGTTTTGTATTTTCAATTACCAAACAGAATGTATTGCATAAAAAAATAAGGTGAAATGAAATTTGGGCCACCATTAGGAATTGAAGTCACGACCTCTATATGTAAACAAAATAAACCAACACGTCTAAACCAGCATGCCACGAGCGCTTTTCTGAAAGGATTGTACTTCATAGCCTACATTAATAAGCCACGTCAAGCTAAACTGGGCTTCAGAATAATGAATCAACGCTAGGATGAGACGTGTTCGGTTAGTTTCCGTTTAACTAAAATATTTTGGTTTTAAACTGAATTAACTGAAGGCCTTTCGGTTAGGTCTTTTGCGAACTTAAACCTAACTATAAAACTGAAATAACTAGAATACTATTTTAGTTCGATTATTTTTCGGTTTCAATTCGGTTATGCACAGTCTTAGGTGGAGGGCTGGCGGGCGGGCCTCATCACCTTCGAAATCCCTTCTGCAAGCCTGCAATGCATGGATGCTTGGCATCGGTGCCATGTATGACGAAAACCTCTGGCATTCTATCCTAGGATGACTTTTTTCAGGGTCAGTTTTAATACTCTGCAAGGCTTACGATGTAAAATCCATCGCAAAATAAGTTGCTCAGGTTTATCTAGATCGGtaatatctagatatatttttagTATGTAGATATGAGTCATTGTCTAGAAAAGGTTGAGCAAGTTATTTAAGACAAGAGGAGTAGAAAAATTGGATTGTTACCTGGATTTCAAGAAGTGTTATAATCCCCGTGTACACAATGTTTCAAATATATGAAATGAGACTTTTCAAGTTTATTTCGCGCTTTATGAGAAGCTCAAAAAGATGATGATATAAATTATAGGAGAATTATCTTTTTGATTGACCAAAAAATATGTCAGACTATGTGTGTGTTCAAAAAAGGTTTAGATTCAAGTAAAACTTTTCCACAACGTAGATTTTtcttcccgttgcaacgcacgggcaattttcctagtatATCTAGAAATATTTTggtgtgtagatacatgcaaattgAACAGAGAGAGTACAACACATCTGGATCATTAAAAAAACGATGTCAGCGTCCTGCCAAAATCCAAAGAGCAGACCGTCCGACCACAGATGGGTCGAGCGGGCTGACAGGATGCCCAAAGGCCCAGGAAGAGAAGGCGTCAAGGCCGAAAAGGCAACGAGTGTTCAATCAACTAGGCTGCACAGAGCCAGATTCTCTTTCTAACTGAAAAAGTCTGAGTTGACTATCCAGGAAGCACGAGTTCATGAAAAACAAGATATTTTTCTTCCACACCAGAAATTCATGATCATGCCCAAAACATTGCTTATATATGTGCAAGTCTCAACTCATCCACAACAACTACGGTAATACAAGTATAAATCTAGCTTTTCCTCCACAAGTTTCTCAAACTTCCAACAGATAACACTCAAGAGAAACCTCTGAACTTTCATCATTTTTCATGGGCAGACACCGAGTACCCCAGTCGCATTCATCAGTATAAACAGGGGCCCCGAAATTCTGAACCACAGGCTCACCAGATCAGAAATGAACTAACGCACTACTACAGTTTTTACCATTCTTCATGATTCTAGACAACAATTTGTTTGCAGTTTCGAACAAAAAGTAGAGGAACGATCTTGGATATAAACAGTTAAGCAATTAAAGAAAGGTGGGACAGGCATTCAACTCCCAACAAAATTGAACTTTCTTCCCGACAGAGCAAGAAACTCTGCACCAGGAATTCAGGATCATGACCAACACATGGGTGATACAGATGCTCTGCTATTGCAGCCAACTGAATGATAACAACAATGGTAAAGCACTAACGAATTAACTGATTAACCATGAATTTTCCTCCAGTTTCATACCATTACAACAAATGACAATCCTAAGAGACCTCCAAACTCCATAGTCCCACCAGCATTCAGTATTAACAGGCGCCCCACTATCTGAACTGCAAACTCACTAGATCAGGAATGGTCTAATATTACTGTTTCGGTCATTGTTCACGGTTCCAGATGACAATTCTTGGAAGTTACCAACAGAAAAATAAAGGATGGATCATGGACATTCAACAGGGTGTGAATAAGAAGAGGGGGGACAGGTATTGATCCCCCCACTAAATTAGCTGCTTAGGTTTGTCTAGTTAAAGAACCGCCAATGCTACCTATTTTCTGCATCGACCAGAGGTCAAAAAATTGATTTTCTTCGACCTCTACTCTGAATCACTCTCCATGCACAGAGCCTTCAGTCCTCTAGCCCTCTGCAGATTGATTTTGCGCATATCAGCAATCGACAGTAGCCCATCAATAAAACTAAACTGCTAACTCTCTAATGTAGGAGTATATTACTTGCAAGCAAGTAGAAATGAATGAAATGCAGGTTACCTTTTTGGAACTCTTCTTCTCTCTAACTTCATACCTCTCATGGGTCAAATCCGACAGCCATGCTCCTGGGCACACCGTCTACGGTCATAAACAAGAGTGAAAAACGAGACAAGAGGGTTAGGAAATGAGCATGATCACATCTTTTGAAAGAACAAAGCTTCAAAGTTTATTTTCTGAAAGAGAACATTACaagcaagcacttctgcatcaactTGGGCCTCTTCTTAGGCCTCTGTGGGAGCTTGCAGCCCTTCATTACCATGAagtcctcctctttctccttgttggaCAATGAGATGAAGAATCTTGGCAGAGCGGTGTTGCCCTTCTCTTCCACTCCACCATTGAACTCAAAGCCATGCCCCTCAAAAGTAAACGGGGAACCCCTGGTGGAGTAATACCGGTCCTTGTCCGGCGAGACCGATATGGACTGCCTGGCCTCCCCTGCCAGAGCCTCGGATTTCCTGCTGACAGATATTAAGTTCAGAGATTTCTCAACAGTTTGCAGAGCAAAGGGGGTCTATACTGAAATTACCTTCGGTGAAGGGTGCTAGGGCGCCGCGGAGAACGAAACTGCGCAACATCGCCTCCCAGAAGGGGCCGGTTCACCCGGGGTATGGTGCGTCTAACCACCTCAGACCGAGCTGGCGACGGCGAGCCATCTTCGCGCGTCTTGACGCAGCGAAGCCGCTTCCGGCTGCCCCATTGCAGGAAGAGATTCGGCTCGCTAGAGGGCCTTGGTTCCTTGACCTCCAGATCCATCTATATCCTGGAAAAAACGAAGCAGTTAGCCTGCAGTAAACCTTAACTGCAGATTACCTCAAAAAAAAACCCTTAACTGCAGATCGGAATGAACTTCCTTCAGAAAAGGAACTACCAGTAGTAGGTAAGAGGAGCAAACTGCAGATCGGAATGAACTTCCGTCAGAAAAGAAACTAGCAGCAGGTAAGAGAAGAAAACTGCAGAACAGCGTCGGATCTAGATGGCGCGCAGTCGGAAACTGTGGAGACCGGTGGGGGAGTTGCAATACTCACTGGATGAAAACAAGCTCATACCTAAGACAAAAGATTTGAGGACGGGGTGGAAACGGCACGGCAGGGAACGGCGAAGCGCGTGggtgccggaggcggagcggttgGTTAGGGCCGTGGGCGGCGGCTGTAGAGCTTgagccggcggcggcgttgggtGCAGATGGACTTTGACTGTGGATGGAGAGCAGGTAGAGCGCACAAGACTACACCGTCTGAGCACACCTACAGGACTCGCCGCCGTGAGGATCCAGActcaggccgaggagggccggacGGACGCCGCGACATCGATCTCACCGGGGAAGAAACCAAGAAAAAACCAACAAAATCACAAGCGGACGGCAAAGTGGAAGAGAGTGCTTACAGGCTTGGCTGCTCCACCGCTGATCTGCTCGGAGAAAAATTGCTGGAAATCGGCGCAAGGTTGGAGCAAAGGGGAGTTCTTGGGGGTTGGGGGATGAGGCTGTTGCTTGCTGGGCTGCGTTTTCTCGGCGAAAACCCAACCAGGCAGGCGGGGCGAGCAATCCACCCGCTCCCTTGTATATGGAGACGGCTGGTCTTTGCCCTGGGATGGAAAGATTCTGGCCGTAGGATTGGACATAGACGGTGCGGATGGTGGAGGTGGTTTCCCAGTCCACGGTTTGGCTTTCCGCCCTAGGGCTGGCTAGGTGGGTGTTGCGGCTATATTTTCCAAGATGAAATGGCCAAacccttttttgtttttgtttagtcATGCACCATGGGATAGGGGAGGTATTCACATCTTTTTGTATAGACGTTATCACAATGGCATATATTTGCCTTTACAAAGTTGGCTTGGCATTTCTCGATAATAAATTTTTTCTTGTTTAGAAATTATCGTATCAGCACCTCGATGATGCATGTTCATAAGCTACAATAACGTTACCATACTAACTTTCATAAAAAACCGTGACTTCTAGATATATTTTGTTACGACTAATATTTTGTTGTGAAACACACCAAAACCTTATGATTAAAAACAAAAAATCACCGTCAATACAAGACATCACGACTAACTCAAACGCCTGAGCCAAGATCATGTCCATACCCTCACACAGAGATAAAAAAGTATTCATGTTAATCCCGTAATCGAATACTTTTGTAGTGCTATTCATCCAATTAATATTTTCTTTATATTGTTTTCCTTTTATGGCTAAATAATTTTGCCGTGACAATAAGATGAGTATGATTTACTAATAAATAAAATCTCATTCCCGCGGGAAAGATAGGTTATAGTAAGAACTACAGTGTGCATCCAATATGTACTACCTTCGTTCCAAATAAACCGACAAAGGTTTATctagatacatacatatctagacGCATTTCAACGTATAGTTACATCTGCATCTCAACAAAGTTGCATCACTTAATTTAAACCTAATAGAATAATTTATAATGATATGTTTGGAATTCTAAGATATTCTTTACCAACTTAGATCGCATGATTGAGaaagacatggatagaataatatAGAATTTTGAGAGGGTGCAATTGCAAGACATAAAGAAAAAAAGGCACTGGGGGGAAACACTTTAGCTGGAACACAAAATAGGATAGAATATTCCTTGAATCTACTAAAATGGGTATAAAAGTAAGACCGTTATAGATATTAAAACTCCCCCTGAATTGAGGTAAAGAATCTAAAGGTTATTTATGACAAGAAGCTAAAAATTGTGATAGTGAGAAAAATGACCAACTCCTTCTATATACTAGATGATGCCCTGCGCGGTGCTGCGGGAAATAAGCGAGAATAATTGACATATATGTAAGCAACAAAGCGTATGCTTGATGAAAAAGGTTGACAAAactaaaacaataaaaaaattgttgaaataaaaatatgaagTCTTTCTAACATATTCAGTAAACCAGCTTTAGTGATGGTTAACCATCATAATTTATGGTATAAATATTACAAAGAAAATAGATAGTTGGCAAAATCAGTTTTACAAAAGTAGCTGAAGATGCACAATCACTTTAGTCCAGCTGCAATGCACGTTCGCACATTTTTTTAGTATTATTTTGACTATTGATCTTTGCTGCCTAATAAAAACATATAAATAGCATTTGTCATAACAATCAACTTTTCGCTAGTAGCTAGTCATTGGACATTCTTGTAAGTGTGCAATTGGACTGCAGAGATGATTATTTTGGGCAAAAATATACATGATAAACCGAAATGGGCATTCACTTGCCTGCTATTCAAGCATCACAATATTTGGTTTTATTCGCTGTGTTTTATTCAAGATCTGGACTACCTTCGGTGATCCTAGACCTGATAGtaaaaaatatgaacaaattgccaAGATATGACCAATAaggtatttttcattttttttttgtgcgGTTGCTCCTTGGTACTCGAATGGCAAAAGTAACTCGGCAAGACTGCAATGATGTATAAACCCCAAAACAATTGATAAAATAATTGAATTAGTCAAGTGAAATGCAAGcgaaaatatccaaaaaaaaaGTGTGCATCCATTAGTAGACAATCCATAAGCTAATGTGCAAATGCAAAGAATTAAGCaagaaaaatatatttcatggacCAACAAACCAAAGATTGCATATCAATGTAGGAACCAACAAAATATAAGAATGTTACCACCATTATGGGTTGTAGTAgaaaatattcatctttgataatCAATACCACACCTGTTTCAAAAATGCGACGCACTTATAAACGTTGGCAGAGCCCTGTAAACGTCACCAAAGTAGGAGGGAAAGAAATGAATAATTTTTAAGTGAGAGAGGATGACAAACACAAAATTGCGGATTGAGAATTGCAATAAATAAGCAGAGCATCAAAGGATGACGTCGTACCTTCTTAGAATAGCTGATGACGAACTCGAGGATGAAATGATGGTGGCTTCCGACGGCCACCCATGTTACGGCTTAATCGACCTTCCCACCCCGTTTGATAGCACACATTGAGTAACTCTGAATATATGAAGGTGGCCAGGTGCAGCATTAGTGCCAATAGCCCGAACGCAGTTACCATGGGGAGAGAAAAGGATTAGCCGCTGATTTATTGAGAGAGAAAGGGAAAATGGAGGCGAATGGTTGCTTGCTCATTTATTGAGGAGATGAATCATTCCGTGTTGCTTGCTCTTTTATTGAGGAGATAAATCGTTCTGTGTTGCTTGCTCTTTTATGTAGGGAGATGAATCGTTCCATACGTTGATGGAACCACGTCCGAAGTGAGTACTACATGCACTTCTGCTTCAGATATTAGTACTATAATAGAACAATTGAGATGCTAATAAATTAGatgtcttgttcaaaaaaaatagaTGTAAGGACGTGGCATAACTGCATGGGAGTGGTGATCATCTATATCTGATTtgcttaggtggcaaactatgatTGCTTAGAGatgcttgatgaggtggataggttgcatgtgaagagaaatatgtgatcacctattaagaatagaaagataaaTCGGTTGGGGTTTTTTTATGGCTAAGTCGATTCCGAAAAGTGCAACTTTGAATTTAGTATTGCATTTTTCGTCAAACTGAACATTTGACCGAACATTACTTGCACGTTTAAAATCATTTTGTATTAAATAATTAGATAATCTAGCATTTATATTACAGTACATGATTTAGAATTATCAAAAAAAATTATACACTATTTTTTACAATCGCCTAACAGACATTGTTTTGAATAATAACCTGCTCGTGAAGGCTAAGAATAATCTGCTCGCTTTTATTAATCAATACCACCTGTTCTTGCCAGTTTTAATCCGGCCCAACAACAGGCAGGGCTGGCAATAAGCGGTGGGACGCGACCTGAGCCCAGCTACAGGCCCACTCTGACGAAGAAGTGAGGCAGCTCCAGCTTTCCGGGGAGTGCGAGACTTGTCCTTCCATGCACACTGTTTCGGGTCTAAAAAAAAGCACACTGTTTCCTAGACAGAGGCCAATTGGGATGTTGAAGTCAAATCCCCCTTTGCTCTGTAAATTAATGTAGCGCACACCAAGTAGTGCAGGCATCTGTTAAACAAAAGTAGTGCATGCAGGATCGCTCAGCTACACTGATTTCACCTCAGAAATTACTTGATCGTAGTGCGAAGAGATTAGTGTGGGAGGGACTAGAGAGCAAACCAAGTTTCGGCTAATGTTAATGTTAGTGAGCGGCGTTTCTACGGTGCACCTATCAAGTATGAAtggcccaccttctctctcctctacATTTTAGGGAATACTGTATTGTGTCATCTACTTCTCCCTTCTCCCATATTTTATGAGATTTTTTTGCAGGTATGTTTTATGAGATATAACTTCAAAATTTCAAACTTATGTAGCTTTTGAATAATATAAGTTCAATCTGTGAAACCTTTAGATATCCGGGTTCCTCACGAGGAGAGCTTCAAAAAACATTTAATATATTTTGACAGTATTTGAAATTCAACTTTTGAAGCCTGGGGAAACTTTTAAAAACCTTTATCACGTTTGTAGGTTTTTTGGTCAAGCAGTTTGTTTCAATGTGTTTCAAACTTCATGCAAAATAGTTAAAAAATAAATTCCTCAAGAGGTCAAATATCCAACATCGAATTTATAGTTAAAATGCTAAGGGGAACATACAATAGTTGTATTAAATCCCGTGGTGACCACAAGTCAGGTTCGTTGGGTTTAAAAATCAATCATGATGTTTCATTGGTTTTTTCTTTGGCATCTTTAGAAGATATCATCAAAATAAAATAATACCACTCGCATGCGGCGTTTTTCACAGCGTGGACGAGTGGAACTTAACATGTGGCATGGGTGGAATTCAAATTTGCCAATCACACCATTGTTGAAAAGACCAGTCGGCTCATGTTGGCTCGCACGGTTGCGCGAGCGGGAGTACCTGCGCACAGACTCGAACAATTAGTTATTTTGGTAGTTATTCCAACACACACAGACTTTAAATTTAGGCTTCCAAATAAATTGGTGGAATAATGGATGGGACAGAGAGTGTGGGGTGTGCTCCACCTATTAAATAGTTCCTTGACTCTTAAGTAAGACAGAAGCACGAAAGACAAAAGGGAAAGATGTAAGAAGAACGAGAGGGCGATGGTGATTGGATACATGTCTATGAAACTAATAAACTAGAGGATAGGATTCACTTTTGTTAATGTCTACTATCAATATTATCTTAAAGAAGGTGACTCAACATTCCAAAAATATTACCATTATCACAATGAGATTGAAACAAGCATTACCTACCTTCAATTTCATCTGCCACACTCAAAGCATAAGCAACAATATTTGCTTCCTCAATCAACCTCTTGGGTGTCTCGGATCCCTCCTAGGCCTGTGTGGATCCTCTGCAATAGGTTCATCAGGAACAACAATATTTTGTGCTAAACTAACGAGGATTTTCAGTCCTTATTGAAAAAAGAGGTTTTTAGTCCTCCGAGGCAATGTCCCCTATGCATGCAAAAAAATGTTGCATACCCAAATATCAAATCATGTCTAGCACTCTAGCTCTCAAATCAAAGAAGGGTAAATCATTCAGTTCATGTGTACGTGTAGTTGATCTAGGTGAGGCTAGAAAGATATATATCTCGACAATGTAAGGTGCTTAGATGGGTGCTTAAGAAGATAAAACTTATTTGTAAAGCTTATTTGTGTAGGAGAGGTACCTAGTTAGGTACTATCTGTCTAGTATATATAAAGAGGTAATAACGCTAGGAGTGCATGAACTTGTTCCGCCTGTGCAAATTGGTGCATCAACTTGAAAACCAGTTCGGTCAGGTACATAAACTTGTTCTGCGGGTGCAGTTTGGTGCAAATCGGTGGAGAACCGTCAAAATAAGCCTATTTGGCAGGCCAGGTCGAAAAGTACAGTCACACGAAGCATGCGTGAGGTTGGATTAGTTCTAAAACTTTGCATTTAGGACtagcagatttttttgaaacaaattaggACCAGCAGTTGGATTGAAAGAGAAAAACAGTTTGACCGAAGATATAGGACAAAGCAACACTTGTACGGAATCCTTATGAAATTATGTCAAGCATAAACAATTCACGAGAAATATATTATAATGTCATATGATATAATTATAAACATTCACCACTATATTCTTACAGAAGGGACTAACAGTTTTATTCCAATAAAAAAAATAGCATTGAACTAGCTTATATCTAGAACCCATCAGGTGCATTTTGTGTGGACACAATTTCATCAGGATTTTGATTGTGTGCACCATCATCACCAAAAACAAGGTGATTTGCACTCCCAGTTCCAATATCAaacccactggtggaaaaacaggcttccgggaagccccataagtcgcgaaggtaaaggaaccgcgactaatggggtctttagtcgcggttcgtgtggcgaaccgcgaccaaaggcctgggcccgggcgcacggtggccaggctggtgcacgtgggggctttagtcgcggttcgccagcccaaccgcgactaaaggtgcccgaaggcctttagtcgcggttggccgggccagccgggactaaagcccctccctatatatacccatccggcagccaacacttagccatttggagccattctcttcacaaacttcacaagtgagtgttaggtttgcttttggttcctcttatgcacataaggtgtttgatgaaatgccccaaga contains:
- the LOC124704626 gene encoding uncharacterized protein LOC124704626 isoform X2, giving the protein MDLEVKEPRPSSEPNLFLQWGSRKRLRCVKTREDGSPSPARSEVVRRTIPRVNRPLLGGDVAQFRSPRRPSTLHRRKSEALAGEARQSISVSPDKDRYYSTRGSPFTFEGHGFEFNGGVEEKGNTALPRFFISLSNKEKEEDFMVMKGCKLPQRPKKRPKLMQKCLLTVCPGAWLSDLTHERYEVREKKSSKKRARGLKALCMESDSE
- the LOC124704626 gene encoding uncharacterized protein LOC124704626 isoform X1 is translated as MVMDLEVKEPRPSSEPNLFLQWGSRKRLRCVKTREDGSPSPARSEVVRRTIPRVNRPLLGGDVAQFRSPRRPSTLHRRKSEALAGEARQSISVSPDKDRYYSTRGSPFTFEGHGFEFNGGVEEKGNTALPRFFISLSNKEKEEDFMVMKGCKLPQRPKKRPKLMQKCLLTVCPGAWLSDLTHERYEVREKKSSKKRARGLKALCMESDSE